The following proteins are encoded in a genomic region of Streptococcus gwangjuense:
- the pflB gene encoding formate C-acetyltransferase, producing MVVKTVVEAQDIFDKAWEGFKGVDWKEKASVSRFVQANYTPYDGDESFLAGPTERSLHIKKIVEETKAHYEETRFPMDTRPTSIADIPAGFIDKENEVIFGIQNDELFKLNFMPKGGIRMAETTLKENGYEPDPAVHEIFTKYVTTVNDGIFRAYTSNIRRARHAHTVTGLPDAYSRGRIIGVYARLALYGADYLMQEKVNDWNAIEEIDEETIRLREEINLQYQALQQVVRLGDLYGVDVRKPAMNVKEAIQWVNIAFMSVCRVINGAATSLGRVPIVLDIFAERDLARGTFTESEIQEFVDDFVMKLRTVKFARTKAYDQLYSGDPTFITTSMAGMGNDGRHRVTKMDYRFLNTLDNIGNSPEPNLTVLWTDKLPYNFRRYCMHMSHKHSSIQYEGVTTMAKDGYGEMSCISCCVSPLDPENEEQRHNIQYFGARVNVLKALLTGLNGGYDDVHKDYKVFDIEPIRDEVLEFESVKANFEKSLDWLTDTYVDALNIIHYMTDKYNYEAVQMAFLPTKQRANMGFGICGFANTVDTLSAIKYATVKPIRDENGYIYDYETIGEYPRWGEDDPRSNELAEWLIEAYTTRLRSHKLYKDAEATVSLLTITSNVAYSKQTGNSPVHKGVYLNEDGSVNLSKLEFFSPGANPSNKAKGGWLQNLNSLSSLDFSYAADGISLTTQVSPRALGKTRDEQVDNLVTILDGYFENGGQHVNLNVMDLNDVYEKIMSGEDVIVRISGYCVNTKYLTPEQKTELTQRVFHEVLSMDDALDALDALS from the coding sequence ATGGTTGTTAAGACAGTTGTTGAAGCACAAGATATTTTTGACAAAGCTTGGGAAGGCTTCAAAGGCGTAGATTGGAAAGAAAAAGCAAGTGTATCACGCTTCGTACAAGCTAACTACACACCTTACGATGGAGACGAAAGCTTCCTTGCAGGACCAACAGAACGTTCACTTCACATCAAAAAGATTGTAGAAGAAACTAAGGCTCACTACGAAGAAACTCGTTTCCCAATGGACACTCGTCCAACATCTATTGCTGATATCCCTGCAGGATTTATTGACAAAGAAAATGAAGTTATCTTTGGTATCCAAAACGATGAACTCTTCAAATTGAACTTCATGCCAAAAGGTGGTATCCGTATGGCTGAAACTACTTTGAAAGAAAATGGATACGAACCAGACCCAGCTGTTCACGAAATCTTCACTAAATACGTAACAACAGTTAACGACGGTATCTTCCGTGCTTACACTTCAAACATCCGTCGCGCTCGTCACGCTCACACTGTAACTGGTCTTCCAGATGCATACTCACGCGGACGTATCATCGGTGTTTACGCACGTCTTGCTCTTTACGGTGCAGACTACTTGATGCAAGAAAAAGTAAACGACTGGAATGCAATCGAAGAAATCGATGAAGAAACAATCCGTCTTCGTGAAGAAATCAACCTTCAATACCAAGCATTGCAACAAGTTGTTCGCTTGGGTGACCTTTACGGAGTTGACGTTCGCAAACCAGCGATGAACGTTAAAGAAGCAATCCAATGGGTTAACATCGCCTTTATGTCTGTCTGCCGTGTTATCAACGGTGCTGCTACATCTCTAGGACGTGTGCCAATCGTATTGGACATCTTTGCAGAACGTGACCTTGCTCGTGGTACATTTACTGAATCAGAAATCCAAGAATTCGTTGATGATTTCGTTATGAAACTTCGTACAGTTAAATTTGCTCGTACAAAAGCTTATGATCAATTGTACTCAGGTGACCCAACATTCATCACAACTTCTATGGCTGGTATGGGTAACGACGGTCGTCACCGTGTTACTAAGATGGACTACCGTTTCTTGAACACTCTTGACAACATCGGTAACTCTCCAGAACCAAACTTAACAGTTCTTTGGACTGACAAATTGCCATACAACTTCCGTCGCTACTGTATGCACATGAGCCACAAACACTCTTCTATCCAATACGAAGGTGTAACAACAATGGCTAAAGACGGATATGGTGAAATGAGCTGTATCTCATGCTGTGTATCTCCACTTGACCCAGAAAATGAAGAGCAACGCCACAACATCCAGTACTTCGGTGCGCGTGTAAACGTATTGAAAGCCCTTCTTACTGGTTTGAACGGTGGTTACGACGATGTTCACAAAGACTACAAAGTATTTGACATCGAACCAATCCGTGACGAAGTTCTTGAATTTGAATCAGTTAAAGCTAACTTTGAAAAATCTCTTGACTGGTTGACTGACACTTACGTAGATGCTTTGAACATCATCCACTACATGACTGATAAGTACAACTACGAAGCTGTTCAAATGGCCTTCTTGCCAACTAAACAACGTGCCAACATGGGATTTGGTATCTGTGGATTTGCCAACACTGTTGACACATTGTCAGCTATCAAATACGCTACAGTTAAACCAATCCGCGATGAAAATGGCTATATCTACGATTACGAAACAATCGGTGAATACCCACGTTGGGGTGAAGATGACCCACGTTCAAACGAATTGGCAGAATGGTTGATCGAAGCATACACTACTCGTCTACGTAGCCACAAACTTTACAAAGACGCTGAAGCTACAGTATCACTTTTGACAATCACATCTAACGTTGCTTACTCTAAACAAACTGGTAACTCACCAGTCCACAAAGGTGTATACCTCAACGAAGATGGTTCTGTGAACTTGTCTAAACTTGAATTCTTCTCACCAGGTGCTAACCCATCTAACAAAGCTAAAGGTGGATGGTTGCAAAACTTGAACTCACTTTCTAGCCTTGACTTTAGTTATGCAGCTGATGGTATCTCATTGACTACACAAGTATCACCTCGCGCTCTTGGTAAGACTCGTGACGAACAAGTTGATAACTTGGTAACAATTCTTGATGGTTACTTTGAAAACGGTGGACAACACGTTAACTTGAACGTTATGGACTTGAACGATGTTTACGAAAAGATCATGTCAGGTGAAGACGTTATCGTACGTATCTCTGGATACTGTGTAAACACTAAATACCTCACTCCAGAACAAAAAACTGAATTGACACAACGTGTCTTCCACGAAGTTCTTTCAATGGATGATGCCTTGGATGCCTTGGATGCATTGAGCTAA